The genomic region ttatctctgtagttatgctgctataggcttaggctgctggaggacataatgaccactttcactctcttcactacattctcacactactctccaattttgcattatttgctgttatttcagcttttaactttgttctctcttttctcttcctagaagctacacctggcctggctctctgtctacctgtgacacctttctggagaggggcatcgtccaagcttctgctgacaacaacttaatgctcaccttctacagatgatccacatagccctgtctttcagtgtttaaccctttctctctcctagacatggctactgactgaacttctactgtaactaactctatgttctctctttcagactctaaccttgaaaactggctcagagtttatctgttctttctttctaggtgaaacgactaaaggagctacatccattaacatgtacttttccttcccatagaaagtactcctggatcagtgcttctttgttctctttgtgtctctgctctgttctctcaaacctccagtcggtcgtggcagatggccgctcacactgagcctggttctggttctgctttaggtttcttcctgttaaaagggagtttttcctctccactgtcgctacatgcatgctcagtatgagggattgctgcaaagtcaacaccagtgactgtccactgtctctacatgctcatccaggaggagtgaatgctgcaagtcactgactggatgcaatctgctgggtttccttagatagaaaaactttttatccaatttgaataaataactgaatctgactgaactgtttaatagttagttattaataggaatgtatgaacctgactgttgtgaagaaccttgagacgacatgtgttgtgaattggtgctatataaataaaactgaattgaattgaattaaataagatACATGTAATTATGACTTTTGAATAGATACAAAGTTATAATTATCTATTACAATAATTATTAGAGGTAATAAGATAAGTCAAAGTAATGACACAAAATCAGATTCAACTCGTAATTATGACTTTCAATGTTTGTACCTCATAACGATGAAGAaccatataaaataaatgttttccttctaAAGTTCAGAAATGAGTTTCTAAAATTTCTGCTGTGGAAAAGATGGAAAACTTTACACGGAGTTCGGCTCTAAGGTGTTTGAATCCTGCTGATGAAGCTCCTGGTTTGATCTGTTTCAGCTGCACACTGTTGAAAGTTATTGGCGTCTTTGTTATCCAATAGAAACACAGCTTTATGCATCCTCGCTGGACACCCAGCCAATAGGCGCGCAGTGGGCGGAGCTTCGTGTCCGGCAACGTAAGCGTTGTTTGTAGGAAGAAGAAGCCGATTCTGGAAGCCATTACGCTGCGCTCAGAAAGTGAGTAAATCCTACTATTTTTGCGTACATTACGCACATTTACCTTTGTTAGGAGATTCTCCTGTAGGTATGGCTTCGGCCGCcaaaaagaggaagatgaaTTTCTCGGAGCGGGAGGTGGAGATCATCGTGGAggaaatagagaaacagaagcaGACTCTGGTGAGCCACTTCAACGCTGGAGTCACACACATGGCCAAGAACAACGCCTGGATGGACATCCTGAAGAAGGTGAACGCAGTCACCACCTGCCCCAGAGAGCTGCCCGAGGTCAAGAAGAAGTGGTCCGACATGAAGACCGAGGTCCGCAGGAAGGTGGCCCAGGCCCGGGCCGCCATCGAGGGCACGGCCGCAGACTGCGCTCCTATCCCGGTCATCCTCACCGCCATGCAGCAGCGGATCTGTAACCTGCTGGGAGAAGCCACCATCATCAGCTTACCTGCTGGAGACCCGGAGGCGGAGATCACCTTACCGGTGACGGTGAACGCTGCGACCACCGTCACCCTGACTGAAGGTAGATAGGAGAAATAACGGGATCCTGCTGGGAGGAGGGCGCAAAGTTCACCAAACTGGACTTTAACAACCCCGGGCTGCAAGACAGAGACTATAAATACACTAATGATTAATACAAAAgtatatttaaaactaaaagaaagGATTACAACATATAAATTGATTAGAATCTTCacaaaaatagattaaaaacgttttttttttaaagtaaataaatataacgtgaagaagaaaaataaaatgttgaaataaataattattgaaataactgattaaaaaatgaataaaaatgctaCTGCATAAAAACCTATATGCATAAACAAATTcagttaaatatataaatatatataaatgaactgaacaaAGAGATCAATCAGGGTCAAAGGGCTCGTCTGGTAAACAGGTTTTGtgtcatatttttattcattattttccaataAAAATGAGCCTAAGATTATTGAAGCATTCAGCTTATCTCCAGAATGTTGACCTTATTTCGGGAGTTTATTAGGTTGGGATCTCAGGACTGGTTATTCAGAATGTGATGTTCTGATTGGTGGATGTCTGATTAAGTCTGAACCCAGCTGGCCGGTTCTGTTCTGGTTCCTCtctgttatttatttagatttttgctgactgaatagtttttttctgttcaacaTTTTAATGATGTCCTTGTTATTTAGCTCTTCCAGGAGCTCCAGGGACCGTTTGTGAGGACACCAAACCATTGAACAGTAAGTTATTCACCTCTTAGGCTCTTTAAAACCTGTTTAGTCTGGAGGTTCAGGATGACCCGGGTGGTGAAGTGGACCGGCGGTCTGCTTCTTTAATCAGAACCGTGTCagccgtccatccatccaaatcATATGTCCCATTAAAACTCTCTGAAGACCAGATGGTCAATGAGGTGAAGGTACTGGATCATTGTATGCCATGATGAGAAGGTTTTCATCATCAgtaaaccatcttcctttctgtcCTGTTTCCAGCTGAAACTACGTACCACGCCCTGGAGGATGAAGGTGTGGTGGAGTACTGCACCACCACCGTGGGCGACTCCACTCCCACCGTGGTGGCCGCCGTTGAGGCCCCAGTGGAGATGCTGCCCTCGTCCTTGGCCTCACCGCCACCACCTCCTCAGCCCAAACCTCAGGAGCTGAAGAGCCGCATCGCCCTGAACTCTGCCCGCCTGCTGCAGGAGCAGAGGGTCACCAACGTGCACATCCGACAGATCGCCCAGCACCTGGAGGGCCAGAACGAGCTGCTGCAGATGATGCGGCGCTGCCAGGAGGCCCAGGCGCTGGCTCAGGAGCGGCAGGCCCAGGCGCTGGAAGGAACTCAGGCTGCTCTATTAGCGCTGGTCCAGATGCTCCGCCCAGCACTCAAAGACCTGAGGAAGTTCCTTCAAAGCGGAACAGACGGGGCAACAAACAGCAGCTCAGCAACGGGAACATCAGGAATGTTAGGAACATCTGGAGCACTACCtgatggaggagcagcagctgctgctgcagaagaagaacagagcagatctaaaactcctcctccagctccgcAGCAAACCGATGAGGTGGAGGAGACACAATGAACTCTGAGAAAAGAGTTCATTGTGAAGAGATGCCCTAATGAGGGAGCTTCAGGTTGTAGGACCTGGAATGTGTCCCTGGGACTTGATATGACAAGATGTTTTTATCACTGGATCCGACTCTTTGTTAAAAGGTGGAACAAACGGTCTGGTTTTACAGACTGAACACCTGAATTTATGGAGGGAGAAAGTGGGAACTGTAATGAGCTGCAGTGCTCCAGATAAACCAGAAGGTGGCACTGTGTCTAAACAAATCCCCTATGTTTTTGTATTGAAGTGATGTTTAAATCAGTACTTCCCAAAGTTTGGGCCACAAAACACCAAAAACTGGTTACTGGATAATaatatcatttttattaaataaaagataaattctTGATCTTACAGATTTGAGTCAAActgtgattaaaaacaaaatgtttaacaaaGTCTGTCTGTGTGAAGGAAGAGTGAGGGTTAGAAATGAACTGATCATCTATGTGAGAACCTCCATTAGGGCAGGAGGTCTGTCAGTTTGCTGCCCTGGAGCTTACAGGTGTGAGTTGACAATGCCAgggtggaaagacatcagcaatgaccttagcgACACGGGTTGCTGCCCAGCAACCTGGGATGATGAAGTTCATCATCCTACAGAGAAAAAGATTATTCCCAggaggaaaacatctcagacagctgccaGCCTACCCAGGAGTGGAtgtcccagcagattcagcccaaggtcagagcgtgaagctcagagaaatgcCCAAAAAACCTAAGAGCTCTATCTCAGACTCTGCTGGCCtcagcaggttaaaggtcatgacatGAACCAGTATGGCTGTTTGGAAGAGTTCAAGGAGAAAGCCTCtctaaaaacaagatggcagcaggacGTAGGTTATAAAGCTGCttctgaatgaaggacaagactCCTGGGACAATGTCCTCTGGACAAATGAGACCAGagtagagatgtttgaccatGATGGTAGGGGTTCACCCTGTAACCAGCGGGTTGTCGGTTTGAACAACCACTcttgtctcagttgttgtgtcatGGGGCAAGTCACctcaccctccttgcctgctgatggtggtcagaggacccggtggtgccgattgtatggaAGCCTTGCTTCTCTGAggctgccccagggcagctgtggctataatgtagctcaccactgtcaagAGAGAATAAATTAATGAATCGACTGATTGTATTgggaagcgctttggggtcttcTGACTTGATAATGCACCATTACAaatacaggccatttaccatttttccATCAGATACATCTTATGATCACAAACACTTTATACCTACtaaaagcatggtggtggagggctgatgattTGGGCTAGTTCGGCAGCCACTGGACCTGGGTACCTTGTGTACCAGGAACTCCTCTGTAGACCAAAAAATTCAAGAGTCAAATTTGAGGCTGAAAATGAGATAATCAAGGTgttacaatggcctagtcaaagtccagacctcaacctgattGAAATGCTGGTGGGAAATTCAGACAGCTGAGCAGAAACACATTTTTGCAAACCTCAATGAGCTGAATGAATGTTGGAGAAACAAATAAACCCAATTCCTCTACAGTGAGAGACAGATGGTCAGAAAACCTGCTGAGAGTTACAGCTGCTGAGGGAGGTTCTACTGGGAGGTTCTACCGGCTGCTATAGGAGGTTCTACTGGGAGGTTCTACTGGCTGCTTTGGGAGGTTCTACTGGGAGGTTCTACTGGCTGCTATAGGAGGTTCTTCTAGGAGGTTCTACCGGCTGCTTTGGGAGGTTCTACTGGGAGGTTCTACCGGCTGCTTTGGGAGGTTCTACTAGGAGGTTCTACCGGCTGCTATAGGAGGTTCTTCTAGGAGGTTCTACCGGCTGCTTTGGGAGGTTCTACTGGGAGGTTCTACTGGCTGCTGAGGGAGGTTCTACTAGGAGGTTCTACCGGCTGCTTTGGGAGGTTCTACTGGGAGGTTCTACTGGCTGCTGAGGGAGGTTCTACTGGGAGGTTCTACTGGCTGCTGAGGGAGGTTCTACTGGCTGCTATAGGAGGTTCTACTGGGAGGTTCTACTGGCTGCTATAGGAGGTTCTACTAGGAGGTTCTACTGGCTGCTATAGGAGGTTTTACTGGGAGGTTCTACCGGCTGCTATAGGAGGTTCTACTAGGAGGTTCTACCGGCTGCTACAGGAGGTTCTACTGGGAGGTTCTACTGGCTGCTGAGGGAGGTTCTACTGGGAGGTTCTACTGGCTGCTGAGGGAGGTTCTACTGGCTGCTATAGGAGGTTCTACTGGGAGGTTCTACTGGCTGCTATAGGAGGTTCTACTAGGAGGTTCTACCGGCTGCTATAGGAGGTTCTTCTAGGAGGTTCTACCGGCTGCTATAGGAGGTTCTACTGGGAGGTTCTACTGGCTGCTATAGGAGGTTCTTCTAGGAGGTTCTACTGGCTGCTATAGGAGGTTCTACTGGGAGGTTCTACcggctgctaaaggaggttctactaGGAGGTTCTACCGGCTGCTATAGGAGGTTCTTCTAGGAGGTTCTACCGGCTGCTTTGGGAGGTTCTACTGGGAGGTTCTACTGGCTGCTGAGGGAGGTTCTTCTTGGAGGTTCTCCTGGCTGCTTTAGGAGGTTCTTCTAGGAGGTTCTACCGACTGCTATAGGAGGTTCTACTAGGAGATTCTACCGGCTACTTTGGGAGGTTCTACTGGGAGGTTCTACTGGCTGCTGAGGGAGGTTCTACTGGGAGGTTCTACTGGCTGCTGAGGGAGGTTCTACTGGCTGCTATAGGAGGTTCTACTGGGAGGTTCTACTGGCTTCTATAGGAGGTTCTACTAGGAGGTTCTACTGGCTGCTATAGGAGGTTCTACTGGGAAGTTCTACCGGCTGCTATAGGAGGTTCTTCTAGGAGGTTCTACCAGCTGCTATAGGAGGTTCTTCTAGGAGGTTCTACCGGCTGCTTTGGGAGGTTCTACTGGGAGGTTCTACTGGCTGCTGAGGGAGGTTCTACTTGGAGGTTCTCCTGGCTGCTTTAGGAGGTTCTACTAGGAGGTTCTACTGGCTGCTATAGGAGGTTCTTCTAGGAGGTTCTACCGGCTGCTATAGGAGGTTCTACTAGGAGGTTCTACCGGCTGCTATAGGAGGTTCTTCTAGGAGGTTCTACCGGCTGCTATAGGAGGTTCTACTGGGAGGTTCTACTGGCTGCTATAGGAGGTTCTTCTAGGAGGTTCTACCGGCTGCTATAGGAGGTTCTACTGGGAGGTTCTACTGGCTGCTGAGGGAGGTTCTACTTGGAGGTTCTCCTGGCTGCTTTAGGAGGTTCTTCTAGGAGGTTCTACTGGCTGCTATAGGAGGTTCTACTAGGAGGTTCTACCGGCTGCTTTGGGAGGTTCTACTGGCTGCTGAGGGAGGTTCTACTGGGAGGTTCTACTGGCTGCTATAGGAAGTTCTACTGGGAGGTTCTACTGGCTGCTATAGGAGGTTCTACTAGGAGGTTCTACTGGCTGCTATAGGAAGTTCTACTGGGAGGTTCTACTGGCTGCTATAGGAGGTTCTACTAGGAGGTTCTACTGGCTGCTATAGGAAGTTCTACTGGGAGGTTCTACTGGCTGCTATAGGAGGTTCTACTAGGAGGTTCTACTGGCTGCTATAGGAAGTTCTACTGGGAGGTTCTACTGGCTGCTATAGGAGGTTCTACTAGGAGGTTCTACTGGCTGCTATAGGAAGTTCTACTGGGAGGTTCTACTGGCTGCTATAGGAGGTTCTACTAGGAGGTTCTACTGGCTGCTATAGGAAGTTCTACTGGGAGGTTCTACCGGCTGCTATAGGAGGTTCTACTAGGAGGTTCTACCGGCTGCTATAGGAGGTTCTTCTAGGAGGTTTTACCGGCTGCTATAGGAGGTTCTACTGGGAGGTTCTACTGGCTGCTATAGGAAGTTCTTCTAGGAGGTTCTACCGGCTGCTATAGGAGGTTCTACTGGGAGGTTCTACTGGCTGCTGAGGGAGGTTCTACTTGGAGGTTCTCCTGGCTGCTTTAGGAGGTTCTTCTAGGAGGTTCTACCGGCTGCTATAGGAGGTTCTACCGGCTGCTATAGGAGGTTCTTCTAGGAGGTTCTACTGGCTGCTATAGGAGGTTCTACTGGGAGGTTCTACTGGCTGCTGAGGGAGGTTCTACTTGGAGGTTCTACCGGCTGCTATAGGAGGTTCTACTAGCAGGTTCTACCGGCTGATATAGGAGGTTCTACTAGGAGGTTCTACCGGCAGATATAGGAGGTTCTACTAGGAGGTTCTACCGGCAGCTATAGGAGGTTCTACTAGGAGGTTCTACCAGCTGCTATAGGAGGTTCTACTAGGAGGTTCTACCGGCAGCTATAGGAGGTTCTACTAGGAGGTTCTACCGGCTGCTATAGGAGGTTCTACTAGGAGGTTCTACCGGCTGCCTTGGGAGGTTTTACTGGGAGGTTCTACTGGCTGCTGAGGGAGGTTCTACTGGGAGGTTCTACTGGCTGCTGAGGGAGGTTCTACTGGGAGGTTCTACTGGCTGCTGAGGGAGGTTCTACTGGGAGGTTCTACTGGCTGCTGAGGGAGGTTCTACTGGCTGCTATAGGAGGTTCTACTGGGAGGTTCTAGTGGCTGCTGAGGGAGGTTCTACTGGGAGGTTCTACTGGCTGCTGAGGGAGGTTCTACTGGGAGGTTCTACTGGCTGCTGAGGGAGGTTCTACTGGGAGGTTCCACTGGCTGCTACAGGAGGTTCTACTGGGAGGTTCTACTGGCTGCTGAGGGAGGTTCTACTGGCTGCTGAGGGAGGTTCTACTGGCTGCTATAGGAGGTTCTACTGGGAGGTTCTAGTGGCTGCTGAGGGAGGTTCTACTGGCTGCTGAGGGAGGTTCTACTGGCTGCTATAGGAGGTTCTACCCAGAGGTTCTACTGGCTGCTGAGGGAGGTTCTACTCAGAGGTTTTACTGGCTGCAATAGAAGGTTATACAAGTGGAGGTTAATTTCACTCAGAGAATTACActtaaagtatttatttcaaTCTGTTCTTTGTTGATGATTCTGGCTTAAATCTCAATTTCTCAcaaattacaatattacataatcatcactgactgggcACTTCATGCTGAACCTCGAGCTTGGATTATGTTCCTCTCTATTCTtgctccagactctggaaccttgatttccaGAGTAAATGGAAAATTTACTCTAATTTGAAaggaggactttggaccactgagcaacagtccggtctttttctccttagcccaggtaggATGCTGCTGAGGGTCTAACACAAGTAATGTGACAGTTGTTGTCCATGTTCTGGAtgcgtctgtgtgtggtggctcctagaagctctgactccagctgcagtcatGTAGATTGCTTGTGCAAGCTTTTctaccacattttttccttctactcaaTTTTCCATTAACCTGCCTGGAAACAGCCCTCTGATAACAGCCAGCTCCTTTTGTCTAGAGCGTGACATGGCCATAAAGGAAATTTTCTGTCTTAAAAAGCAATCTTTTTAACTGGTTTTATgcaatattttagttttctgaTAACATATAgttcataatcatcaaaatcagaaacaaatgatttaaataaatcttgtgaaCCTATgataatgtttcactttttgaattcaaTTTCTGTCAAGAAATGTTGATATTGATATGCTAATTTCTTGAGATGCAACTGTGCAGGCGACAGGATCATGAGGTGTACTTACTTTTcgattgtgtgtttttgtttgaaatgcGCGCTCCCGTGGCGAGCGCTGTAACAGCGGGGCTGCGTCTTTCACCACAACACCGCTCAGAGTGGATCTGATTGCTGGCCGTGGAGCTCTGCTGCGGGGATAAACCCGCTCAAAAATGTCCTGAACTGGACAACCAGGAAGTTCCGATTCTCCGGTCCTCTGAAGCGGTGTTCTGCTCCGGTTCTGACCCAGAATGATGAGCTGCAGGCGGAGTGTGCGGTGAGTTTGTGCGGGCGGAGGGAGTTACAGGGAAGGCTGCGGGTTCAGTGTTTGCGTGGCAGCTACACGCACTGAACCCGGGAGAGTGGGTCTGAAACCGCTTAAACCGTTCAGTTTAAAGTTTAGTTCTGACTGTGTTAATCTGGAGCAGAATCTACTCAGAATTCTGTAAAAACCCAAGGAACCAGTTTGCCCTGCTGGTTGTCTCCAACATCCTTCTTTCTAATTTCAGGTCAGGAGTCCTCAGAAATGATTAACCTGGAAGAAAAGGACATTCTGCCTCCTCTTTAGAGCCTGATCCCCTGATTCTCTTTATTTCTTGACTTATTCCTGCGTGGACCTGCTGGCTTTGCAGGATACactctgcagctgcagctgcagcaggggAACATGGCTtttttaatcaaaaagaaaaagttcaaGTTTCAGGTGCATttcactctggaggagctgacaGCAGTGCCTTTTGTCAACGGAGTTCTGTTCTGTAAGATCCGGCTGGTGGACGGTGGAGACTTTGTCAACTTATCATCCAGGTAAGTCCAGCAGCTTCCCGACTGTTAATCCTGGGAGGAACCGGTGTTCCTTTTCCAGTTGAACAGCTGACACTTCCCAGTTTTCTGCTGACTGTTTGTTGTCAGTTCTGTCCCGGATGGTGACGGCTGTAATAAAACTGGCAGTTCGACCTTTAGTACTCCATGCAGGTTTTTTCTACACTAATAACTCCTGGGAAAGTCATCTTTGAGCAGTTTCTCCAGTTCCATTTGGCCTTTGGTTCTCTGGGAGTTGTCCCGTATTAACACACCCTTCTTTTTGTGGCTCACTGGGAGTTTGAGGAGGTTAGGTGGATTGCTAAAGGGCTCCTGGGTAAACCTGTTGGCAGCTATATAGCACCAGTCACACACAAGGTAGATCAAGGCACTTTCAGAGTTAAAGAACTTTATATTAAAGacataaacagaaagaaacaggaaatttaaaatgtgcagGTAGTTAGGTGTTCTGATATCCTGAACTTGACCAGATCTTCTGACCCTCTCATTGATATAATGCACACAGTGACTCAGTGAGGTCATGCAGTGggacagaaaaataaagttgtgtcatcagcatagatGTGGTGAGAAATGCAATTCTTTATAATTTCAGGTAGGGTAAACATATAGATATtgtaaaaaattagaatattattgaaaagttattttattgcaCTACCTTCAtcattaagtgaaacacatcTATCTAAGTGGATCGTGGTTGAATTCAATAGATGTATTTTggtaaaaaataattgttatgGGATTGAATTTGAAGCCAAAGACCAA from Girardinichthys multiradiatus isolate DD_20200921_A chromosome 8, DD_fGirMul_XY1, whole genome shotgun sequence harbors:
- the naif1 gene encoding nuclear apoptosis-inducing factor 1 codes for the protein MASAAKKRKMNFSEREVEIIVEEIEKQKQTLVSHFNAGVTHMAKNNAWMDILKKVNAVTTCPRELPEVKKKWSDMKTEVRRKVAQARAAIEGTAADCAPIPVILTAMQQRICNLLGEATIISLPAGDPEAEITLPVTVNAATTVTLTEALPGAPGTVCEDTKPLNTETTYHALEDEGVVEYCTTTVGDSTPTVVAAVEAPVEMLPSSLASPPPPPQPKPQELKSRIALNSARLLQEQRVTNVHIRQIAQHLEGQNELLQMMRRCQEAQALAQERQAQALEGTQAALLALVQMLRPALKDLRKFLQSGTDGATNSSSATGTSGMLGTSGALPDGGAAAAAAEEEQSRSKTPPPAPQQTDEVEETQ